A portion of the Flavobacterium magnum genome contains these proteins:
- a CDS encoding DoxX family protein, protein MTKKTKMTLVRVLFARLTRPLTMPYWWQDVLLMAPRVVCGYWLTSNFGAAKFGLPWSPPENNLGFFEVAFWFPNDVAAYGGVFALCPALFAWMGAFSEGVGGLLLVLGLQTRIASFLIACTMIVAAFIQHGGETLWNMLPAMAFLFVALFNMVLGSGRFGLDYLLTAKKSSDEKL, encoded by the coding sequence ATGACAAAAAAAACAAAAATGACGCTGGTCCGGGTGCTCTTCGCCCGCTTAACAAGACCACTGACCATGCCTTACTGGTGGCAGGATGTCCTGCTGATGGCGCCACGTGTAGTCTGTGGCTACTGGCTAACTTCTAATTTCGGTGCAGCCAAATTCGGATTGCCGTGGTCGCCGCCGGAAAACAATCTCGGTTTTTTTGAGGTAGCCTTCTGGTTTCCCAATGATGTCGCCGCTTACGGCGGAGTCTTTGCCCTTTGTCCTGCACTTTTTGCCTGGATGGGCGCCTTCAGCGAAGGGGTAGGGGGGCTTTTGCTGGTTTTGGGCCTGCAGACACGCATCGCCTCTTTCCTGATTGCGTGCACGATGATCGTAGCCGCGTTCATACAACACGGAGGCGAGACCCTTTGGAATATGCTGCCAGCAATGGCTTTCCTGTTCGTCGCCCTGTTCAATATGGTGCTTGGTTCGGGCCGCTTCGGACTCGACTATTTATTAACCGCTAAAAAATCTTCTGATGAAAAACTTTAA
- a CDS encoding PH domain-containing protein yields the protein MGIFSALLGNAGAVNPDELTQKYSQLLIDGEHIELGFKLIRDTFIFTSKRLIFVNVQGLTGSKVEYKSINYKSISRFSIESAGTFDLDAELRIWVSSEAEPSIKAQFSKSVNVYEVQKVLAHHVL from the coding sequence ATGGGAATATTTTCAGCATTACTAGGCAACGCCGGAGCCGTCAATCCGGACGAACTGACCCAAAAATACAGCCAGCTTTTAATCGACGGTGAACATATCGAACTCGGCTTCAAGCTGATCCGTGATACTTTCATCTTTACCAGCAAACGACTGATATTTGTGAATGTCCAGGGACTGACAGGCAGCAAGGTCGAGTACAAATCAATCAACTACAAGAGCATTTCGAGATTCAGCATCGAGTCGGCCGGAACGTTCGACCTCGACGCCGAACTCAGGATATGGGTTTCGAGTGAGGCCGAACCCAGCATCAAGGCACAATTCAGCAAATCGGTGAATGTGTATGAAGTGCAGAAGGTTTTGGCGCACCACGTGTTGTAA
- a CDS encoding DUF3050 domain-containing protein, giving the protein MNEQTAAIKNSIAPLRQEIINHKVYSAIESAEDLKIFMQYHVFAVWDFMSLLKSLQNELTCTSVPWFPKGSADTRYLINEIVAGEESDVDLNGNRKSHFELYLDAMHQCGADTAPIENFISGLKNGRSLEDALQAADIPKEARDFVGFTFKIIESRKDYLQSAIFTFGREDLIPGMFLSMVSDLDSRFPESISVFKYYLERHIEVDGDHHSHLALQMTSHLCGADATRWEEATQATKASLAARMALWDGAYRQIMNNKKTAPATVS; this is encoded by the coding sequence ATGAACGAACAGACAGCAGCAATCAAGAACAGCATCGCGCCATTACGGCAGGAAATCATCAACCACAAAGTATATTCTGCCATAGAAAGTGCCGAAGACCTTAAAATATTTATGCAATACCACGTTTTTGCGGTGTGGGACTTCATGTCGCTTTTAAAGTCACTGCAAAACGAGCTCACGTGCACGTCGGTGCCCTGGTTCCCGAAAGGATCGGCGGATACGCGTTACCTGATCAATGAAATCGTGGCGGGTGAAGAGTCAGATGTGGATCTGAACGGAAACCGCAAGAGCCATTTCGAGCTCTACCTCGATGCGATGCATCAGTGTGGTGCCGATACCGCTCCCATTGAAAATTTCATTTCTGGCCTGAAAAACGGCAGGAGTTTAGAGGATGCCCTTCAGGCTGCAGACATTCCGAAGGAAGCCAGGGATTTTGTCGGGTTCACTTTCAAAATTATCGAGAGCCGCAAAGACTACCTCCAATCAGCGATCTTCACTTTTGGAAGAGAGGATCTGATTCCCGGTATGTTCCTTTCGATGGTCAGCGATCTCGACAGCCGTTTCCCGGAAAGCATTTCGGTTTTTAAATATTACCTCGAAAGGCATATTGAGGTTGACGGTGACCACCACAGCCATCTCGCGTTGCAGATGACGTCCCATTTATGCGGCGCAGACGCAACCCGCTGGGAAGAAGCCACTCAGGCCACCAAAGCATCACTCGCCGCGCGCATGGCGCTCTGGGACGGGGCATACCGACAAATTATGAACAACAAAAAAACGGCGCCGGCAACGGTTTCATAA
- a CDS encoding DUF1801 domain-containing protein yields MSKSAYDHDPQSVTEFIRNLHPDFAALTEAIRTAVLETDTLVSEHIKWNSPAFFYNGDMKPFDPKEYKRDILVIHTRKNYALLVFPTGNIIDDRDGVLEGNYADGRRMIRLGSIADLNKNRIALQNVIKDWLAKVEQ; encoded by the coding sequence ATGAGCAAATCAGCCTACGACCACGACCCGCAAAGTGTAACGGAATTCATCCGCAACCTGCACCCCGATTTTGCCGCATTGACCGAAGCGATCCGAACCGCGGTGCTCGAAACCGACACCCTCGTGAGCGAGCACATCAAATGGAATTCGCCTGCCTTTTTTTACAACGGCGATATGAAACCGTTCGATCCGAAAGAGTACAAAAGGGACATCCTTGTCATACATACGCGAAAAAATTATGCGTTGCTGGTTTTTCCTACCGGTAACATCATCGACGACCGCGACGGCGTATTGGAAGGAAACTACGCTGACGGCCGAAGAATGATCCGGCTGGGCTCCATCGCGGATCTTAATAAAAACCGAATCGCATTACAAAACGTAATAAAAGACTGGCTAGCCAAAGTGGAGCAATAA
- a CDS encoding DinB family protein, with the protein MEKVIREAIWNQFGAAIDMLINAISTCPDAYFADRKRFYYIAYHSAIFLDYYLSVPPAGFSPLLPFTQKEASQPVEAVGDLIPDRHYTKDELIAYVARSREKCKETIESLSGEKFHDRFTEGDDPGDMDYPILEILLYNLRHTQHHTAQLHLLLRQDLDLHAEWSFRAGDIA; encoded by the coding sequence ATGGAAAAAGTAATCAGGGAGGCGATATGGAACCAATTCGGTGCCGCCATAGACATGCTGATCAATGCGATTTCAACCTGTCCCGACGCCTATTTCGCGGACCGAAAACGTTTTTACTACATTGCGTACCACAGTGCCATCTTTCTGGACTACTACTTGAGTGTTCCACCCGCCGGCTTTTCGCCTTTGCTTCCTTTTACCCAAAAAGAAGCATCGCAGCCTGTGGAAGCTGTTGGCGACCTGATCCCTGACAGGCACTATACTAAAGATGAGCTCATAGCATACGTCGCGCGAAGCCGGGAAAAATGCAAAGAAACCATTGAAAGCCTGAGCGGCGAAAAATTCCATGACCGATTTACGGAGGGCGACGATCCCGGCGACATGGACTATCCGATATTGGAAATCCTGCTTTATAACCTGCGGCACACCCAGCATCATACGGCGCAGTTGCATCTGCTGCTGCGGCAGGATCTGGACCTCCATGCCGAATGGTCGTTCCGGGCGGGTGATATCGCGTGA
- a CDS encoding arsenate reductase ArsC: MKNILVLCTGNSCRSQIAEGFLRYFADGKARVYSAGIETHGVNPRAIAVMQEAGIDISGHTSNHIEEYRGVDFDFVITVCDHAKESCPFFPTNAKKFHHNFPDPAKATGDDAAVWHEFRKVRDLIRNYAAAFVAEQL, encoded by the coding sequence ATGAAAAATATATTAGTACTCTGCACCGGAAACAGTTGCCGCAGCCAGATCGCCGAAGGATTCCTGCGGTATTTCGCGGACGGTAAAGCCAGGGTGTACAGCGCGGGCATTGAAACACATGGGGTCAACCCGCGCGCCATCGCTGTCATGCAGGAGGCAGGCATCGATATTTCAGGCCACACATCCAATCACATCGAAGAGTACCGCGGTGTCGATTTTGATTTCGTCATCACCGTTTGTGACCATGCAAAAGAAAGTTGTCCGTTCTTTCCAACGAACGCGAAAAAATTCCATCATAATTTCCCCGACCCGGCTAAAGCGACCGGAGACGACGCTGCCGTATGGCATGAATTCAGGAAGGTGCGGGACCTGATCCGGAACTATGCTGCCGCGTTTGTTGCAGAACAGCTCTGA
- a CDS encoding DUF6428 family protein codes for MKLSEIKKILETVQTVRFKLENGATVPDHFHVTEVGVVSKHFIDCGGTVRKENMANFQLWDANDYEHRLKPAKLRNIIALSEKVLDMQDLDIEVEYQAGTIGKYDLGFDGSDFVLLDKRTACLANDSCGMPKKSIQLPESEKPLCAPDGNCC; via the coding sequence ATGAAGCTATCTGAAATAAAAAAAATCCTTGAGACGGTACAAACCGTGCGTTTTAAACTTGAAAACGGCGCAACCGTGCCGGACCATTTTCACGTGACTGAAGTGGGCGTGGTTTCCAAACATTTCATTGACTGCGGCGGAACGGTCCGGAAGGAAAACATGGCGAATTTTCAGCTCTGGGATGCAAACGACTATGAGCACCGGCTTAAGCCTGCAAAGCTCAGGAACATCATCGCACTTTCTGAAAAGGTTTTAGACATGCAGGACCTGGACATTGAGGTCGAATATCAGGCAGGTACTATCGGGAAATATGACCTCGGTTTTGATGGCAGCGACTTCGTTTTACTCGACAAGCGGACGGCCTGCCTTGCAAATGACAGTTGCGGGATGCCCAAAAAATCAATACAGTTGCCTGAATCAGAGAAACCCCTTTGCGCACCTGATGGAAACTGCTGTTAA
- a CDS encoding ArsR/SmtB family transcription factor translates to MGATKTDHFTEQQNRMATLAKALGHPARIAIMEYLMGVDTCICGDIVNVLPLAQPTVSQHLKELKNAGLIKGSIEGNAVCYCIDETVLQILEDYFANVSRHLERKKNNCC, encoded by the coding sequence ATGGGCGCCACGAAAACCGACCACTTTACGGAACAGCAGAACCGGATGGCCACATTGGCAAAGGCATTGGGGCACCCGGCAAGGATTGCTATCATGGAATACCTTATGGGGGTAGATACCTGTATTTGCGGAGATATCGTCAACGTACTGCCGCTCGCCCAGCCCACCGTCTCACAGCATCTTAAGGAACTCAAAAACGCCGGCCTGATTAAAGGGAGCATTGAAGGGAACGCTGTTTGCTATTGCATAGACGAAACGGTTTTGCAAATACTGGAGGACTATTTTGCCAATGTCTCCAGGCACCTTGAAAGAAAGAAAAATAATTGTTGTTAA
- a CDS encoding sensor histidine kinase — protein MKKDISIPDGPTPEDDPGDSQAALLIANQQLALQNRERAHQAAALAMANKELAFQSREKGKRAAELAIANKALAFENKEKELRAAELIILNAELTFQNQEKEARTAELIQANKELAFQVKEKRKRAAELLSANKKLAVRNYENEQLAEALTKANIALVSQHKEKELRAAELLIINKELESFNFITSHDLQEPLRKIQAFSTRILTEEYEQLSTKGRYYFERSRSSAQHMQNLINDLSAYARTSVQDRKFEKTNLGKIVSDVMDSLKERLQQTHAVIEMGRLCDVNVIPMQFRQLLRNLISNSVKFSMPDIPPHITIDCVYVPAEKRDPADFPLAVDHHRISVADNGIGFHPDYSSRIFDIFQRLHPKDSYDGTGIGLTIVKKIVENHHGVVTAKGTEGGGSTFIICIPARQE, from the coding sequence ATGAAAAAAGACATTTCGATTCCCGACGGCCCCACACCGGAAGACGACCCGGGTGACAGCCAAGCCGCGTTGCTCATAGCCAACCAGCAATTGGCGTTACAAAACCGCGAGAGGGCGCACCAGGCTGCCGCATTGGCTATGGCCAACAAAGAGCTGGCCTTCCAGAGCAGGGAAAAGGGCAAACGTGCGGCCGAACTGGCCATTGCCAACAAAGCACTCGCTTTTGAGAACAAGGAAAAAGAACTGCGCGCCGCCGAACTGATCATCCTTAATGCCGAACTCACTTTCCAGAATCAGGAGAAAGAAGCCCGCACGGCAGAACTGATCCAGGCCAACAAGGAGCTGGCATTCCAGGTGAAGGAAAAGCGCAAACGGGCTGCCGAACTCCTCAGCGCGAACAAGAAACTTGCAGTCCGAAATTACGAAAACGAGCAACTTGCCGAGGCATTGACCAAAGCCAACATTGCGCTGGTATCCCAGCACAAGGAAAAGGAATTACGCGCCGCGGAACTTTTGATCATCAACAAGGAACTCGAATCGTTCAATTTCATCACGAGCCACGACTTACAGGAGCCGCTTCGGAAAATACAGGCTTTCTCTACACGCATCCTTACAGAGGAGTATGAGCAATTGTCCACCAAAGGGCGATACTATTTTGAACGCTCCCGGTCTTCGGCGCAGCACATGCAGAACCTGATCAATGACCTTTCTGCCTATGCGCGTACTTCGGTACAGGACCGGAAGTTTGAAAAAACCAACCTCGGTAAGATTGTAAGCGACGTTATGGATTCGCTCAAAGAACGGCTGCAGCAGACCCATGCCGTGATTGAAATGGGCCGGCTGTGTGACGTAAACGTGATTCCGATGCAATTCCGGCAGCTGCTGCGGAACCTCATCTCGAATTCCGTTAAATTTTCAATGCCGGATATACCGCCGCACATTACGATCGACTGTGTTTACGTCCCGGCTGAAAAGCGGGATCCTGCCGATTTCCCTTTGGCTGTCGATCACCACCGCATCAGCGTAGCAGACAATGGAATCGGGTTCCATCCGGATTACAGCAGCAGGATTTTTGATATTTTCCAGCGCCTGCACCCTAAGGACAGCTACGATGGAACCGGTATTGGCCTGACCATCGTAAAGAAAATCGTTGAGAATCATCACGGTGTGGTCACCGCCAAAGGTACGGAAGGTGGCGGCAGTACCTTCATTATCTGTATCCCGGCAAGACAGGAATAA
- a CDS encoding asparagine synthetase B: MDESTQQNHLKAYGITYWCLDRQYKASWLLNYRGGSFLLPDAPEIRKECQIRGVSFELLSDDEANAILAEISSPSQNMETVILEKAPKIAVYTPKGKQPWDDAVTLVLTYAEIPFTPVYDEEVLSDQLLLYDWLHLHHEDFTGQYGKFYASYKNAPWYIEQKKDAEALATKLGYAKVSEEKLAVAKKIRDFVIGGGFMFAMCSAADSFDIALAADGVDICEPMFDGDPSEANYQSKLQFSNTFAFKNFTLERNPNMYEFSDIDMTNKRANVPMEKDYFTLMDFSAKWDPIPSMLCQNHTMLVKGFMGQSTAFQPDLVKSNVLVMGECQLNGEARYIHGEKGKGMYTFYGGHDPEDYKHQVGDPPTVLDLHPNSPGYRLILNNVLFPAARKKKLKT, encoded by the coding sequence ATGGACGAATCCACCCAGCAGAACCACCTGAAGGCCTACGGCATCACGTACTGGTGCCTCGACAGGCAGTATAAGGCGAGTTGGCTGCTCAACTACCGCGGCGGCTCATTCCTGTTGCCTGATGCGCCTGAAATCCGCAAGGAATGCCAGATCCGCGGGGTCAGTTTTGAACTGCTGTCCGATGACGAAGCCAATGCAATCCTCGCTGAAATCTCAAGTCCGTCCCAGAACATGGAAACGGTCATACTCGAAAAAGCGCCGAAAATAGCAGTATACACGCCCAAGGGCAAACAGCCCTGGGACGATGCCGTGACGCTCGTGCTCACTTATGCCGAAATCCCTTTCACCCCGGTATACGACGAGGAAGTGCTTTCTGATCAGCTGCTGCTCTACGATTGGCTGCACCTGCATCATGAGGATTTTACGGGGCAATACGGTAAATTTTATGCGAGTTATAAAAATGCCCCGTGGTACATCGAACAGAAAAAAGACGCCGAGGCCCTGGCTACGAAGCTGGGTTACGCCAAGGTATCGGAAGAGAAACTGGCTGTGGCTAAGAAGATCCGCGATTTTGTCATAGGCGGCGGCTTTATGTTTGCCATGTGCTCTGCCGCAGACAGTTTTGATATTGCGCTGGCTGCTGATGGGGTTGACATCTGCGAGCCCATGTTTGACGGAGACCCCAGCGAAGCGAATTACCAGTCTAAACTCCAGTTCAGCAACACCTTTGCCTTCAAGAACTTCACGCTTGAGCGCAATCCGAACATGTACGAGTTTTCGGATATCGATATGACAAACAAGCGTGCGAATGTCCCGATGGAAAAGGACTATTTCACGCTGATGGATTTTTCTGCAAAATGGGACCCGATCCCAAGCATGCTGTGCCAGAACCATACGATGCTCGTCAAAGGCTTCATGGGCCAGAGCACCGCATTCCAGCCTGATCTGGTCAAGTCGAATGTACTCGTCATGGGCGAATGCCAGCTCAACGGCGAGGCGCGATACATCCATGGAGAGAAAGGGAAGGGGATGTATACTTTCTACGGTGGGCATGACCCGGAAGATTACAAACACCAGGTGGGTGATCCGCCGACTGTGCTGGACCTGCACCCGAATTCCCCCGGATATCGGCTGATCCTGAACAATGTGCTTTTCCCTGCGGCCCGCAAGAAAAAGCTCAAAACTTAA
- a CDS encoding T9SS type A sorting domain-containing protein: MMKKNYLFLLLSVFCFQANAQIVNESANWPNQAWTITGDYSTLPAAFESDPTATPNFAFDDDDATNGHEDNIAAESPVIDLTAAFAGNEKFISVTAQYGYRYLADDVLVFQYWDADAAVWVNWGANIPGNDLTIVDNFCTIPKTTISSGALGIGNFTPNQLANFRYRISYDDKIGGADWNYGFCFDSPVLTSAACGTPSAIMFSNTTANTVDVAWGDLAVPYEYVIDENAGDPAGAGIASATNSVSINNLTQLTMYYFHVRAVCAPGVYSAWTTASFTTLPDPAANDECANAIDLTVNPDFACGTVTAGTLLGATESAETDNGAGTPDDDVWYTFTATATSQKISLSNVAGTPTDMVFEVLSGSCGAFTSLLISDPNTNSVGNLTPGEVYYIRVFSYTAGGSNSTTTFNICVGTPPPPAANDDCNAAEALTVNPDTSCAAVTAGTLQSATDSGEGDNGAGTPDDDVWYTFVATNPVQTITLSGITGSATDLVHEVLSGNCGGGFTSLSVSDPNSSAVANLTVGDTYYIRVFTSGTTASDTTFNICVGTPPPPPVNDDATGALELVLDLGTACGPNKITGISNDQTSPSPEVNPTCMDQYNPSQGNGDLWFYFVAPNPTVTLNISDITGSIITVSSALYSGTPGNLTETGTCGNAATKTYSDLIPGDTYYLRLWDYGNDGIGTFSLCGYYIDCVNPTATYTVVSDCANGPQFFVNVDVTDMGSASSITVSDDQGSASQNLSGVGMVTFGPYQNGTSVIYTVANDQNAVCTLTSPARTQAACPPANDECDAAESFVVGSVVGEIVYDASNLGATGSAQAAPATCGGYSGGDVWYTIVTPPSGNVIIETQNSSTGATGVDTVVTVYSGDCANLVQVGCDDDGAATGAYSKVTVTGQTPGAPLYLRVYEYGNNNFGGFGITAYDDSMLGTNPLNDGKFSVYPNPVHNVLNLSYDTNMSGVAVYNLVGQQVIAKSLNATAAQVDMSGLAAGTYIVKVMADNQVKTIKVIKQ, translated from the coding sequence ATGATGAAAAAGAATTACTTATTCTTACTCTTGTCGGTTTTTTGCTTTCAGGCTAACGCCCAGATTGTCAACGAATCGGCAAACTGGCCCAACCAGGCCTGGACGATCACCGGGGATTACAGTACCCTTCCCGCGGCGTTCGAATCAGATCCTACCGCTACGCCAAATTTTGCGTTTGATGATGACGATGCCACGAACGGGCACGAAGACAACATTGCGGCGGAATCTCCTGTTATCGACCTCACTGCCGCATTTGCAGGCAATGAAAAGTTTATTTCAGTAACTGCACAATACGGTTACCGTTACCTTGCTGATGACGTTTTGGTATTTCAATATTGGGATGCCGATGCCGCTGTATGGGTAAACTGGGGCGCTAATATCCCGGGGAATGACCTGACTATTGTGGACAATTTCTGTACCATCCCTAAAACCACCATTTCAAGCGGTGCGTTGGGGATTGGAAATTTTACACCCAACCAGCTTGCAAACTTCAGGTATCGTATTTCTTACGATGACAAGATCGGCGGGGCAGATTGGAACTACGGTTTCTGCTTCGATTCGCCGGTGCTGACTTCAGCCGCCTGCGGAACACCGTCTGCAATCATGTTTTCAAACACCACGGCCAACACGGTAGATGTTGCCTGGGGAGATCTAGCCGTACCATACGAGTACGTTATTGATGAGAATGCAGGAGATCCTGCAGGAGCAGGTATTGCGAGCGCTACCAATAGCGTGTCGATCAATAACCTGACACAACTGACAATGTATTATTTCCACGTCAGGGCGGTATGCGCGCCTGGCGTATACAGCGCCTGGACCACGGCAAGTTTCACTACTTTGCCCGATCCTGCCGCTAACGACGAATGCGCCAATGCCATCGATCTTACGGTAAACCCGGATTTCGCATGCGGCACGGTAACTGCCGGGACTTTGCTTGGAGCTACGGAATCCGCTGAAACCGATAACGGTGCCGGTACGCCTGATGATGACGTTTGGTATACCTTTACCGCCACGGCAACTTCCCAAAAGATTTCTCTTTCAAACGTGGCCGGAACGCCAACCGATATGGTTTTTGAAGTGCTCAGCGGAAGCTGCGGTGCTTTTACAAGCCTGTTGATCAGTGACCCTAACACAAATTCAGTGGGTAACCTGACTCCGGGTGAGGTATATTACATCAGGGTGTTCAGCTACACTGCGGGTGGAAGCAATTCAACTACTACGTTCAATATATGTGTGGGTACACCACCACCTCCGGCTGCAAACGACGATTGCAACGCCGCTGAAGCGCTTACGGTGAATCCTGATACCAGCTGTGCGGCTGTCACTGCAGGAACTTTGCAATCGGCTACCGATTCAGGTGAAGGAGACAACGGTGCAGGTACGCCTGATGACGACGTTTGGTATACCTTCGTGGCCACCAACCCGGTACAGACCATTACATTGTCCGGCATCACAGGGTCGGCCACTGACCTCGTACACGAAGTGCTTTCAGGAAACTGCGGCGGCGGGTTTACAAGCCTGTCTGTCAGTGATCCTAACTCAAGTGCCGTAGCGAACCTTACTGTAGGCGATACGTATTATATCAGGGTGTTTACCTCCGGTACCACAGCTTCTGATACCACGTTCAACATCTGCGTGGGCACACCACCACCGCCACCGGTTAACGATGATGCGACAGGTGCCCTCGAACTGGTATTAGACCTGGGAACAGCTTGCGGACCGAATAAGATTACGGGTATCTCTAACGACCAGACTTCACCGTCTCCGGAAGTGAATCCAACTTGTATGGACCAGTACAACCCTTCACAGGGTAATGGCGATTTGTGGTTCTATTTCGTAGCGCCAAACCCAACCGTTACTTTGAATATTTCTGACATTACGGGAAGCATCATTACCGTTTCAAGCGCGCTGTATTCAGGTACTCCGGGTAACCTTACTGAAACAGGTACTTGTGGTAACGCCGCAACTAAAACCTATTCTGACCTGATTCCGGGCGACACGTATTACCTGAGGCTTTGGGATTATGGCAACGACGGTATCGGTACATTCAGCCTTTGCGGATACTATATCGACTGTGTAAACCCTACAGCAACATATACTGTAGTTTCTGACTGCGCTAACGGACCTCAGTTCTTCGTAAATGTCGATGTAACTGACATGGGTTCTGCCTCATCAATTACAGTGAGTGACGACCAGGGAAGTGCATCACAAAACCTTTCAGGCGTTGGTATGGTTACTTTCGGGCCTTACCAGAACGGTACTTCGGTAATTTATACTGTGGCGAACGACCAAAACGCCGTTTGTACACTTACAAGCCCTGCGAGGACCCAGGCGGCCTGTCCACCGGCAAACGACGAATGCGACGCAGCAGAGAGCTTCGTGGTAGGTTCAGTAGTAGGTGAAATCGTGTATGACGCGTCCAACTTAGGTGCGACAGGATCTGCGCAAGCAGCCCCTGCAACCTGCGGAGGATATTCCGGTGGTGACGTGTGGTATACTATCGTTACGCCGCCTTCAGGAAATGTAATCATTGAGACCCAGAATTCAAGTACTGGCGCTACAGGTGTAGACACTGTTGTGACCGTATATTCGGGTGACTGTGCTAATCTGGTTCAGGTAGGTTGCGACGATGACGGAGCGGCTACAGGTGCTTATTCGAAAGTAACCGTAACAGGACAAACTCCGGGTGCACCGCTGTACTTAAGGGTATACGAATATGGTAACAACAACTTCGGTGGTTTCGGTATCACGGCTTACGATGATTCAATGCTGGGCACCAACCCATTGAACGACGGTAAGTTTTCAGTATATCCAAACCCGGTACACAATGTGTTGAACCTGTCTTATGACACCAACATGTCAGGCGTGGCCGTATACAACCTCGTTGGCCAGCAGGTGATTGCAAAATCACTGAATGCTACTGCCGCTCAGGTAGATATGTCAGGACTTGCTGCGGGCACTTACATCGTGAAAGTAATGGCCGATAACCAGGTGAAAACCATCAAGGTCATCAAACAATAG
- a CDS encoding glycosyltransferase has product MLFSLIIPVYNRPDEVEELLHSLSGTSYQFEFEVVIVEDGSPIPCEAVVNSYRSKLDISYYFKPNSGPGDSRNFGMRKARGDYFLIFDSDCIIPSQYLDEVATALNHGYVDCFGGPDKALDSFSDIQKAINFGMTSFLTTGGIRGGSESTGKFQPRSFNMGLSKQAFKASGGFGNIHPGEDPDLSIRLWKLGFETCLFPKAFVYHKRRIDWSKFYRQVNKFGKARPILNSWYPEYTKLTFFFPTLFLLGFVFSAIMALIGWNFFILFYTLYFFLLFVLSAIRNKSVRIALLSIVAVSVQFYGYGIGFLQSFLKVQCLKKDPKKVFPELFF; this is encoded by the coding sequence ATGCTTTTTTCGCTGATCATACCGGTATACAACCGCCCCGATGAGGTCGAGGAACTGCTCCACAGCTTATCTGGAACTTCCTATCAATTTGAGTTCGAAGTCGTAATCGTAGAAGATGGCTCGCCAATACCGTGCGAGGCTGTCGTAAATTCGTACCGCAGTAAGCTCGACATCAGTTACTATTTTAAGCCGAACTCCGGTCCCGGCGACTCGCGCAACTTCGGGATGCGTAAGGCGAGGGGCGATTATTTCCTGATTTTTGATTCCGACTGCATCATTCCTTCGCAATACCTTGACGAAGTGGCAACAGCGCTCAACCATGGTTACGTCGATTGTTTTGGGGGACCCGATAAAGCGCTCGATTCATTTTCTGATATCCAGAAAGCGATTAATTTTGGGATGACTTCGTTTCTGACGACGGGCGGAATCCGCGGCGGATCGGAAAGCACAGGAAAATTCCAGCCAAGGAGCTTTAATATGGGCCTGTCGAAACAAGCATTTAAGGCTTCCGGCGGGTTCGGGAACATCCACCCCGGCGAAGATCCGGACCTGTCCATAAGGCTTTGGAAACTGGGTTTCGAGACCTGTTTGTTCCCTAAGGCATTCGTATACCACAAACGCCGCATCGACTGGTCAAAATTCTACAGGCAGGTAAACAAATTCGGTAAGGCACGGCCGATACTCAACAGCTGGTATCCTGAATACACGAAACTGACTTTCTTTTTCCCGACGCTGTTCCTGTTAGGTTTTGTCTTCTCAGCAATTATGGCATTGATCGGATGGAACTTCTTTATTTTGTTTTACACACTCTACTTCTTCCTGCTGTTCGTGCTCTCTGCAATCCGGAATAAAAGCGTTCGAATCGCGCTGTTGTCAATCGTTGCCGTATCGGTACAGTTTTATGGCTATGGCATCGGGTTTCTGCAATCGTTCCTCAAGGTGCAATGCTTAAAAAAAGACCCTAAGAAAGTGTTTCCTGAATTATTTTTCTGA